The Panicum virgatum strain AP13 chromosome 6K, P.virgatum_v5, whole genome shotgun sequence nucleotide sequence ccagaggatgaggaggagggaggggagggaggaaccTGCAGCGCGGCCGCCGTCGACTTGCTCCAGGTGTCCCTTCCATTCCCCTCGAGAGGCAGTAGCTTTTGTTTTTCACGAGCGCCaacgaaggggtacgcgcggtGGGAGGGGTAAAGACTCGATTCCAGCCAAATTCGGAGCGGGAAGGCTCGGTATTGTAGGCGGGCTCCCGCAAGGGTGGCCAAATGTCTCGTGGCATTGTTGTCCGATTCCAAGGGCTGATATCGAGACCATCCAAACAGCCGAATTCGAGCCCATCTAATGCCAATGCCTGATTCTGGACCTCAATGTCAACATCCAAACACTGCCTTAGATGAATTTACGTTTGGAGCAATCACATCATAGATGCTTTTTGTGCCTTTTAACTACCCCTCCGCCCCCCCCAAATACAACTCTTATGTATATACTTCTTAAAAGTCAAATAGTTtcaaatttgactaaatttatataaaaattactATTATTAAAATCACCAAATAGATctagtatgaaaatatattacatgactaatctaattatatttatttttaacaTAAATATTAGTATTATTTTATATTACTTTAGTTAAATTTGAAATTACTTGACTTCTCAAAAGTGAGAATTGTATTATTTGTGATCCTAGGGAGTAATTTGAGCAGAACATATATCGAATCTACTCCTTCTGACCAAGTCATGAAGGGCCCACCATCTCTCCTCCCTGGGTGCATCTTGACGGGATCTGCGCTCGGTCGGATCGTGGGGGTACGCGTAGCAGATTCTGCTTCCGTGCCGTGCGTCCACAGCCACGAAAGGAAACCCCCCTGCTCCTGCGCTGCACACCAACCGGAAGCGAAACGGGGCAAGTGGGGGAGGAGCCGACGCGGTCGGTGATCCAGCAGGCCCGCGCCGAGCGAGCCCGACCGGACCATCCAGAGCTCCAGAGCCGGCCGCGAGCCATGgacgccgtcaccgccgccccgccgccgccgtcgccggcgggtgCCCCCGCGTTCTCCTACCTGGCCGTGTTCTCCAACTGcccgctcgtcgccgccgtgctcTCCTTCGCCATCGCGCAGTCCATCAAGGTCTTCACCACCTGGTACGCccgccctcccctccccgcggggcccggccggcgggcggATCTGAGCTCCTCCTGACgggatctgctgctgctgcgcgcgcgcgcgcgcgtgagTGCAGGTACAAGGAGAACCGGTGGGACGCGAAGCAGCTGATCGGGTCCGGCGGGATGCCGTCCTCGCACTCGGCCACCGTcaccgcgctcgccgtcgccgtcgggaTGCAGGAGGGCTTCGCGAGCTCGCTtttcgccaccgccgccgtcttcgCCTCCGTGGTTGGTTTTCGCtcccagccccccccccccccccccccccccccccccccaaaagaAGGCGTTGACTAACTTCGATGAGCTGTGGATCTGATACGTTGTCTATGTTTTTTACGTTGTGGTAACTGGGAGTGTGTAAAACTGTAAATGAATGTTCTTTGCACCTTTTTCTCGATTGCTTCACTAGTTCAGTTCACTTGAATGAAGCCTGGACTGACTTCTGGTTCTGGGAAGTACATTTTGCTCTGCAGATTGTGGGAAAGAGCAGTAAATAGTTCTGATAGGTAGTTTCATGATGTTGCGTTCTGATGACTGGGGATCAGTAAATGGATGCCCTTTGCACTTTTGCTCAATTGCTTCACTTCGCTTTGAGTTCGGTCTAGCTGAGTTACTGCAGGTGCATCTTGATTGGGGACAAAAGTGCGGTAGCGGTACAAAGTACAATATGCCTGAGATGATCAGTAATCTGAGATGTTGCATTTGGTTGCATCTTGCATGTGCCTTGTGCATATACCTTCAGACCTCACCATGTACCTGACATCGTTATGCAATTTTAAAGAAACCCAAAGAACACAAGACGACAACTAGCCCGAAAGATTATCTGTTTTTGTATATCCTCGAAATGATGGCATATAGTACAACAACACCTAGGCATGTGCCATCATGTGCTTTAATTCCCACCCACTTGTTCCATCTGTTGCATTGTGATATCCTCGAAATGCTGATGAGTTCTTAACTTATGCTTATTTTCACCACCTCTTTCAGAAATGGATTCCAGATGCACTCTATGCCTTGTATTTCATTATTAATGACTTGGCTGACTTTTTTGCTTCTGCAATTGCTTGCAGGTGATGTATGACGCTTTTGGTGTTAGGCTACATGCAGGGAAGCAAGCAGAGGTATGACCTAAAGCCTTCATGTTTGTGTTACTGAgacacataataatttattagAGGCCAAAATTTTCAGTCATCAAATGATAAAGGGCGCAAAAGGATTTTCCTTCAAAAGAAATACATGCGAACTACCTCCTGAGTGGCAAGTAGTCCAACCACTAGAATTTTGTTCTCTTATTCAGACAGAATGGTTAACACCCAGCTGGCCAGTTACAACAATTTGGTAATAGCAGATACAAATGTCTGTGGTTGTAGAGTTGCtcatggttataacaaatctcATTGGTTCTGTGAAtaaaaggaagaaaagaaaatccaTATCTGAGAAATTGGGAAGGCCTTGCTATTGGAACCCTTATGTTCATTTCTCAGTTGTGTTGCTTGGGTATATCCTGAATTTATTTACTTGTCTGCTGCAGTTCAGATCTAACTATTTTAAATTGCCAGGTCTTGAATCAAATTGTGTATGAGCTTCCGTCAGAACATCCACTGGCTGAAACAAGACCACTGCGAGAGCTCCTAGGGCACACACCTCCACAGGTTCGACCTTTTGTTCCAATGTAGAGCAGCTGAGGACAAGGAATGCCTTGTCTGCATATGGACTCATAGTAAACCGTtagtgaaataaattttgtacCAACCAATTGCTCCGTATCCAGTCATGTTTATGTCGTCCTAACATTAAGTTGACGCTATCCAGATCATTTGACTGAAAAATCTGCCATGTGTGTGAATATTTGATATTCTTACTCTTACATGTCACATTAATGATTCCAAGTTCTCTCATCAGGTGTTTGCTGGCGGGGTGCTTGGATTTGCAGTAGCCACATTTACGGCAATGATAGCTGGGCTTGGTAGTTGATTCTCCTGACTGGCAGATTCACATTTGCATTGGAGTTTTGGAATCCAAATTGGATACATGTTTTCAGACAGCGTGCAATAGATAATGCGTTGTGTATAGGTGTATTTAATATTGCTGCAAACTATTGTCAATTTGTTAAGAGAAATTCACGTCATTCTTTTGTAGCTAATTGACGGATTAAATATATgttgtatatttttttttgcccaGTATTTGAAGTGATTGAAGTAAAATATTGTCCTGAGCATTTTCAAGAGATTATGGCGCAAAACCTTTTTATGATTATTGCAATTTAGCAGGCAATCCTAAATCCTTTTGCACCACTGTTAATTGGGCAAAAACTGAAAATGAGTCATCTTTCAGCATCAGCAGCGTGAAATCCTAAGTGTTGAACTTTGCACCACTGTTCATTGGACAAAAAATGAAAACGAGGCATCTTTCAGCATCAGCAGTGTGAAAACCATAGTGTTGAACATGTGCGATGTTTATTGGATTGATTTTGTTCATGTGAACGAATTGGATTGTCATGAAAAAGAGCAACTCCTTTGCAATTAACCCTCGTCTTTCAGTAGCAAGTACATGCAATTATGATGCTTACATGGGCTCCATTGCGGCAACAAGTTTTGAGGCTGCATCTGTTCAAGTGATCTTATCTGCTGAATCAACTGGCAACTGACTGTTATTTACTGTAGCTATTCAATACTAATGCCTGACAAATTGGAGCTCCAGAGGCAGCGCAACGCAAAAGAAACTACTTTCATTGATCAAATAGAAGAGCGTCGTAAGTATCATCAAGCCTAAGCAGGtctaataaaaatttcataaattACACTGCTGTTGAAACATGCACACGAGATGTTTTCATCGGCCATCAGCATTGTACCAGTGAATCCATAACCTGCACTAAAACTCGCTACCTCAAAAGATAACAGGTGCTGGTGAACAGGTGAAGTATACTACAAAATTTGTGGATTCTTGGCTTTCCCTCGATGCACAAGGCACCACCAGTCCACAAGTTGGCCTACAACTGAAACTCGGCATGTCCAAGCATCTCAGAATCATCTAATCCTGGACACAATATCGCCTCGCGTTTATCGATAGTATGAAGCTGTGATGTACAGAAGAACGGATGCAGCTGCTGTAACAATCAGCTCCTGGGACAAAGCATCAGCCAATTAATTTTGCCTCCTTGCAAAACACACCAGACCAACTAGAAGGATTTGATACATCAAGAGCGTGCAGTAAGATTAAtaaatatttcataacatgtaacaaaggaccaaaggagTGCTTCTTCCATGAATAATATCCACCCAGCACCTATGCTTTCAGTTCAAATCATATCCTACATGCCACCACATGCACATACAATGACCTACTGCTATGTCTTTGATTGTTTCTGATGGACTTCTACACATTATGTTATAATGAGGCGAACAATAATCAAATATTCTAACCATATAACTGATAGATCTGCAGGCACTCTGATTTTAGCAGGGGAATCAAACCAACAGTTATTGTACCTGGTAGTAATAAACAATACGTGGAGTATACTGCCATGAAAGCTCAATCAAGTTAATAGCTGCTGTATAACCCTGAAAATAGTAGGAGATGACAATTAAACCAAAATACTATATACACATCACGACCACAGGCACATAAAATTGGAGCAAATAGGCTGAGAAAATTTGAGCAGAGCATAAACTGGAGCACATAGTCTGAGAAGAATTGAGCAGAGCATCAGATAAGAATCCACGGACCAGTGATGCAGTGAATATACATCCAAATATCAAACCCAAAGCACGGACTACTCTTTTCGCCATTCGTATCCCCCGTCCTTCGACCTCACCATATTCCTGTCACCAACACCAGATGCAATTATCTTATTAATCATTTCAAAAACCCAAAATAACAGCCCACGTCTTGTCGTCAACAAGCACCATACTATAAATTTGCATAAGCTTTTTGTATACCATATAATCAGTTACCAGGACATTAATAAGCTGAGCTGAAACAGACTATATGTTTGCATGTCAATCATCAAAGAGAACACATAAGAAAATGAAATACATCTCACACAGCACCCATGCTTATACTATTTCTGCCGCAATACAACAACTGTAATGAGAAGAGGAAACTTGGATAACCAAATTGTGACCAACAGGAGCATCATTGATGACATTACCATAAAAATGTACATACACACTGTAAGTCATTAGATGGCAGACATGAAGCATCAGAAAATGTCTTACATTGTATATTGGAGTAATTGGTGGTTCAGTAGCTCTTAGCTTCTGTAGTATTCTGTAGAAGAAAGCAAAACATAGGAACTGCAAAGGCTTCCAGTCTGCATTGCCCATTATAGCTAT carries:
- the LOC120711292 gene encoding uncharacterized membrane protein YuiD-like; amino-acid sequence: MDAVTAAPPPPSPAGAPAFSYLAVFSNCPLVAAVLSFAIAQSIKVFTTWYKENRWDAKQLIGSGGMPSSHSATVTALAVAVGMQEGFASSLFATAAVFASVVMYDAFGVRLHAGKQAEVLNQIVYELPSEHPLAETRPLRELLGHTPPQVFAGGVLGFAVATFTAMIAGLGS